In Gemmatimonas sp., the DNA window CGCCGTTACCGCGGCGCGATCACCGCGGTTGCCACCCACCCCGCGCCACCGCGGGGACGAACGATTCGAGACCAGGCGGCGGGAACGCCAGCGTACGGCCTTCCTCCGCGCTCTGGTATGCCGTCATGAGCAGCTTCACCACCTCGAGTCCGTCGTCGAAGGTGAGCCGCGGCGCTTCCTTGCCAAGGAAGACGCGCACGAAGTGGCGGTCTTCCGCTTCGTAGCCGTAGGCGATGGCTTCGTTCACGACCACGGGCATCTGTCCGGTTTCGGCCATCTGCTTCTCCACGATGTCCTCGCCCGTCTTGCCCTTCACGGCGCGCGAGAAGAACAGATCGAGTCCCGACTCGAGCGAGTTCCACTTCATCGAGTACTCGGGGCCGAGCAGTTCCGCGCTGAGGCGCAGTCCGGGTCCGACAAAGCTCCAGCTCGTGGTCGCTTCGCCGATCGCCATGCCACCGTCGGGCGTTTCGAACTCGATCGTGACGCTGGCAAAGTCTTCCGACGGCTTCTTGAGATAGTCCACACCCATCGTCTTCTTGAGCTGCGCGGCGTACTCCTTGCGCGACCACTTGAGTGACGCGATGTGACCGGTCACGCGCTTCGGCACGAGCGTGGAGAGCGATTCGCCCGGCGGCGTGAGCAGCTGCCGTACCACCAGCACCGAGTGGCACATCATGTCGTTCAACACGCCACCGCCCTGCTGCTCACCGCTCCAGAACCACGGGCCGTGCGGGCCGCTGTGCTCTTCAGCCGCGCGCGCGAGATACGGACGGCCGGTGTTCGCAGCGCCACGCTTCCAGATCAGGTTGTGGCCCACACTGACCTGCGGCGAGAAGTACTGGTTCTCGAGATAGCCGTGCATAATGCCGGCCTTCTCCACCAGCTTGAGAATGTGCTTCGCTTCGGCGACCGTGCGGCCCAGCGGCTTCTCACAGGCGATGCCCTTGAGCGTTGCCTTGCCCGAGGTCACGGCCGCACAGATCTCTTCCACGTTCTCGATGCGCGCGTGATTCGGACCGTTCAGCCAGATCGCGTCGATCTTCGGATCGCACACCATCTCGGTGATGGACTTGTACGCCTTGCATTCGCCGATATCGAGTTCGCGGGCGTACTTCGCGGCTGAGGCGGCGTTCTTCGCGTTCGGGCTCCAAACGCCGAGCACGTCGGCATCGCGCACCTGCCGAAAGCCCTGCATATGGAAACGCGCGTTGAAGCCGGATCCGATGAAACCGATACCGAGACGAGGAGAAGACATGACGTTGAGCGAGGACGTTGAGAGTTAGGAGGAGGAGACGCGCCGTCGTTCCTGCTCGACGAGCACCCGGCGTAGAATCTTACCCGATGGCGACTTGGGAATCGCGTCCACGAACTCGACCTGGCGCACTTTTTTGTACGAGGACACGCGTTCGGCGATGAACGTCATGACCTGTTCCGCGGTGAGCGGTGCCCGCAGCACGACGAACGCTTTCGGGATCTCCCCGGCGTCCGGATCCGGAACGGGAATCACGGCCGCATCGGCGATGGACGGATGCCCCAGCAGCAGCGCCTCGAGCTCAGCCGGCGCCACCTGTAGGCCCTTGTACTTGATCAGCTCCTTCACGCGGTCGACGATCTTGTACCAGCCCATCTCATCGACGACGGCGACGTCACCCGTCTTGAACCAGCCGTCGTCCGTCATGCAGGCGGCAGTCGCTTCCGGCTTGTTGAAGTACCCCTTCATCACCTGCGGACCGCGCATCCACAGCTCGCCGCGTTCCCCCGGTGCGCAATCCTCACCGGTGGCCGGGTCCACCAGGCGGCACTCGGTGTTCGGCGCCGAGGGTCCCACCGAGTCGAGCACGACGCGATTGTCATCCATGGGATGGAAGTGCGTGACGGGGCTCGTCTCCGTCAGCCCGTAGCCCTGGCGCACGGTGAGCCCCAGTCGCTCCTGACAGGCCGACGCGAGCTCGGCACCGAGCGGTGCGGCCCCGCTGAAGAGATACTTGAGCTGCGACAGATCGTAGTTGGCCACGACCGGATGCTTCGCCAAGGCCAGCAGGATCGGCGGTACGATGTTGGCCATGCGGATCTTGTGATCCTGCAGCACTCGCAGCACCTGCTCGAGGTCGAAGCGCGGGAGCGACACGATACACGCGCCCTGCCGCAGCGCGCCGCCCATCACCACCACCATGCCGTAGATGTGGAAGAACGGCAACACGCCGAGGACCCGGCTGTTGCTGTCGATCACCTCGGTGATGGCCTGCATCTGCTGCAGATTCGCCACGAGGTTGCGATGCGTGAGCATCACGCCCTTGGGGATGCCCGACGTGCCACTGGAATACGGCAATGCCGCCACATCGGTGGCGGGGTCGATGTCCACGTCTGGTGGCGTATCACCATGGGCGAACAGCTCGCGGTAGGGCGTGGCGCCGTCAGCCTCACCGAATACGACGATCTCCCGCACCGTACTGGCGAGGCGCGCGGCGGCCGAGCACTTCTCGAACAGCTCAGGGATGGTGAAAATCAGCATCGCTTCGCTGTCCGCGAACTGCGCGCCGATTTCTTCGGCGGTCGCGATCGGATTCACCGTCGAGCAGATCGCCCCGAGCGACACCACCGCGTAGAAGACCACGGGGAAGTCGGGGAGGTTGGGACTGGCGATCCCGACGACATCCCCTTTCTTGATGCCGTGCGCATGCAAGCCGGCGGCGACATGCCGCACCGCGTCGGCCAGCTGCGCATATGTATACGACTTTCCCGTAACGCCGCAGATGATAGCGAGGTGGTCGGGGAACTCCGACACGCGCTCGAGCACAAAGGGCACGAGGGGCGTGTCGGGAATGTCGACGTCCGGATGCGGACTGCGAAGGATCTTGGCTTCACCCATGAACGGCTCCGGCAGGCGGGGGGACGGAGAGGCGTCTGGCGAAGCTACAGCTTCAGGCTGCTACCACAAGCCGACCTTTCCCTTCACCGATTCAATCAGAACCGCCGGGTCGTATCCCACGCCCTGACGGAACACGAGCTGCACCTTTCGGATGTCGCCAATGCTGGCGGCGGGATTGCCATCGATGACCACGAGATCGGCCAGCTTGCCGGCCACGATCGATCCGGTGAGGGCGCCGCGCCCCAGGTAGGTCGCGCCATTCAACGTGCCGATGCGGATCGCCTCGAGGGGCGAGAACCCGGCTTCCACCAGCAGTTCGAGCGCGCGCTGATTCGAGTACCCCGCGATCACGCCACCGCCACCGGTGGGATCGGTACCCACGATGAGCGTACCACCGGCCTTGGCGAAGGCTCGCTCCATCGCCATGCCCTTGGGAAACGCCTTCGCGTACACCGACTGCGTGTTGCGCTGCGTGGAGGCGTAGCGCTGCGCGAACTGCTCTCGCAACGGCTCGATGAGTACGTCGGTACCCGGCGGCATCGGCCGGCCCGGTGTGAACGTCTCGAAGATCGTGAGCGTGCTGGTGACCGCAATCTTCTTGTCGATGAGGTACTTGAACAGCGCCTGCACCTCGGCGCTTTCCGGGTCGGCCTGCGCGAGCATGCTCTGGGCCGCGCCACCGCGCCCGCTGCAGGTGTCGAGCTTCTTCCCCGGCACGAAGTCGTTCATGGCGAAGAAGCCATGTTCGAGATCATCGATCCCGGCGTCGGCCGCTTCGCGATAGGTCACCGAGCAGAGATGGCCGGTGATCTTGAGTCCGCGCTTGTGGGCCGCGTCGGCGGCGGCCTTGAGCTCGTCGCGCGTGATGTTCATGTACGCCTTGAACGATGTCGCGCCCTGATCGGCCCAGTACTCCACCAGCTTGCGCGCATCGCTCGAGTCACGCAGGATCGTGACCTGATTGAAGCCCATGCCCGGCCCTTCAAGATACGGCGCCGTCGCGTCGATCCACGGCCCCGGCTTCTCGCCGCGCGCGATCGCCTGCGCAATCAGCAGCTCGGCAAACCCGTTCATGTTGCCGCCGGTGCGCATGCTGGTTACGCCGCCGGCCAGATACAGCCGCGAGAAGCTCTCGGTGAGGTTGCCGTAGGTGCCGGCGCCCACCGGGTAGTACAGGTGCTCGTGCACCATGACCAGCCCCGGTATCACGCTCTTGCCGGCAAGATCCATGACTTGTGCGCCGGCGGGAACGACTACGCTGCTCGCCGCACCGACGGCGGCAATGCGGCCATCGCGCACGATGATCGTCTGCCCATCACGTGCGGCCGCGCCGGTGCCGTCGATCACGCGCACGTTGGTCAGCGCGAGTACGTTGGTGTCGACCTTCACGTACGAACGCGTCGCCGGTCCGACGGGAGCCCGCTGCGCGCTCAAGGGCGCTGCTGCCAACGCGGCGGCGGCGAGCGCCGCGGCACGAAGGCGCATCATCGATCGAGGCATCGTTCAGTACTTGAGCATGGCCGCGGCACTCGCCTTGATCGACGCCAGCGCATCGGCCGGCTGATCGTGCTCGATGAACCAGTGCTTCAGTCCGAGCTTGCGACCCTTGTCGAGCAGCATCTTGAAGTCGATCGTGCCGGCGCCTACATCGAGCATCTTCCGCTCGGGGGCGGCACTGGCGTCCTTCACATGACAGCAGATCACGCGGCCCTTGTGCGCCGTCATGATCTCCAGCGGGTCTCGACCGGCCTTCACCGCCCAATACATATCGAGCTCGAGCTTCACCAGCGACGCGTCGGTGTTCGCCGTGAGAATGTCGTAGCCGGTCGCGTCACCCACCGGCGCAAACTCGAAGTCGTGATTGTGGTAGGCGAACTGCAGTCCGGCCGCCTTGGCTTTCTGCGCGCCGGTGTTGAGCCGCTCGGAGAGCCTCATCCAATTGTCGCGCGACCCGCGATACGCGTTGCCCACGAACGGCACGATCACGATCTCGTGGCCCATCCCCTTCGCGCGATCGAAGATCGCCGGCCAGCCGTCATCGGTGGCGGGCAGCGCTTCGTGCGTGGCGGGGGCCGTGAGCTTGTGTTTCTTCAGCAGCTCCGACCACCACGCCGGCGACTTGTCGTAGTAGCCGGCGAATTCGAGCTCGGTGATACCAGCGGCCGCCACCGCGGCAATCGTGCCTTCGAGATCCTTCGACAGCGCACTGCGCACCGTGTACAGCTGCAATCCGATTCGACCGATGCGGCGACGGTCCGCGTGGTCACCCGATGCCGCGTGCGCCAACGCCGGTAGCACCACGCTGCCGGCAACTCCGGCGGCGAGCATCTGGAGCGCCTCACGACGCGAGAGCGTCGACCGGCTGAAGGAAGACAGGTCCATGATCAGAGAGCTCCGTTGGCGAGATGCGTCAGGGTGTCTCCCGTAACGCGGTACACGGTCCATTCATCCTGCGGACGCGCGCCGAGCTTCTCGTAGAAACCGATGGCGTCCACATTCCAGTCGAGCACCGACCACTCGAGACGCCCGCAATCACGCGCCACGGCCTGCTGCGCGAGATACTGCAACAGCGCTTTGCCGATGCCATGTCCGCGAAATTCGGGACGCACGAACAGATCCTCGAGATAGATCCCGGGGCGTGCGAGGAACGTCGAGAAGTTGTGAAAGAACAGCGCGAAGCCCGCCGACGCACCGTCCCATTCGGCGATCACGACTTCCGCATACGGTCGCGCACCGAAGAGCGCGACATCGAGCAACGCGTCGGTGGCAATGCACTCGTGGCGCAACTTCTCGTAGTCGGCCAACCCTTCGATGAGTTCCCGGATCACGGAAACGTCTGCCCG includes these proteins:
- a CDS encoding sugar phosphate isomerase/epimerase; the protein is MDLSSFSRSTLSRREALQMLAAGVAGSVVLPALAHAASGDHADRRRIGRIGLQLYTVRSALSKDLEGTIAAVAAAGITELEFAGYYDKSPAWWSELLKKHKLTAPATHEALPATDDGWPAIFDRAKGMGHEIVIVPFVGNAYRGSRDNWMRLSERLNTGAQKAKAAGLQFAYHNHDFEFAPVGDATGYDILTANTDASLVKLELDMYWAVKAGRDPLEIMTAHKGRVICCHVKDASAAPERKMLDVGAGTIDFKMLLDKGRKLGLKHWFIEHDQPADALASIKASAAAMLKY
- a CDS encoding amidohydrolase family protein encodes the protein MPRSMMRLRAAALAAAALAAAPLSAQRAPVGPATRSYVKVDTNVLALTNVRVIDGTGAAARDGQTIIVRDGRIAAVGAASSVVVPAGAQVMDLAGKSVIPGLVMVHEHLYYPVGAGTYGNLTESFSRLYLAGGVTSMRTGGNMNGFAELLIAQAIARGEKPGPWIDATAPYLEGPGMGFNQVTILRDSSDARKLVEYWADQGATSFKAYMNITRDELKAAADAAHKRGLKITGHLCSVTYREAADAGIDDLEHGFFAMNDFVPGKKLDTCSGRGGAAQSMLAQADPESAEVQALFKYLIDKKIAVTSTLTIFETFTPGRPMPPGTDVLIEPLREQFAQRYASTQRNTQSVYAKAFPKGMAMERAFAKAGGTLIVGTDPTGGGGVIAGYSNQRALELLVEAGFSPLEAIRIGTLNGATYLGRGALTGSIVAGKLADLVVIDGNPAASIGDIRKVQLVFRQGVGYDPAVLIESVKGKVGLW
- a CDS encoding Gfo/Idh/MocA family oxidoreductase, producing MSSPRLGIGFIGSGFNARFHMQGFRQVRDADVLGVWSPNAKNAASAAKYARELDIGECKAYKSITEMVCDPKIDAIWLNGPNHARIENVEEICAAVTSGKATLKGIACEKPLGRTVAEAKHILKLVEKAGIMHGYLENQYFSPQVSVGHNLIWKRGAANTGRPYLARAAEEHSGPHGPWFWSGEQQGGGVLNDMMCHSVLVVRQLLTPPGESLSTLVPKRVTGHIASLKWSRKEYAAQLKKTMGVDYLKKPSEDFASVTIEFETPDGGMAIGEATTSWSFVGPGLRLSAELLGPEYSMKWNSLESGLDLFFSRAVKGKTGEDIVEKQMAETGQMPVVVNEAIAYGYEAEDRHFVRVFLGKEAPRLTFDDGLEVVKLLMTAYQSAEEGRTLAFPPPGLESFVPAVARGGWQPR
- a CDS encoding 4-coumarate--CoA ligase family protein, with product MGEAKILRSPHPDVDIPDTPLVPFVLERVSEFPDHLAIICGVTGKSYTYAQLADAVRHVAAGLHAHGIKKGDVVGIASPNLPDFPVVFYAVVSLGAICSTVNPIATAEEIGAQFADSEAMLIFTIPELFEKCSAAARLASTVREIVVFGEADGATPYRELFAHGDTPPDVDIDPATDVAALPYSSGTSGIPKGVMLTHRNLVANLQQMQAITEVIDSNSRVLGVLPFFHIYGMVVVMGGALRQGACIVSLPRFDLEQVLRVLQDHKIRMANIVPPILLALAKHPVVANYDLSQLKYLFSGAAPLGAELASACQERLGLTVRQGYGLTETSPVTHFHPMDDNRVVLDSVGPSAPNTECRLVDPATGEDCAPGERGELWMRGPQVMKGYFNKPEATAACMTDDGWFKTGDVAVVDEMGWYKIVDRVKELIKYKGLQVAPAELEALLLGHPSIADAAVIPVPDPDAGEIPKAFVVLRAPLTAEQVMTFIAERVSSYKKVRQVEFVDAIPKSPSGKILRRVLVEQERRRVSSS
- a CDS encoding GNAT family N-acetyltransferase, whose product is MTLVLRPATRADVSVIRELIEGLADYEKLRHECIATDALLDVALFGARPYAEVVIAEWDGASAGFALFFHNFSTFLARPGIYLEDLFVRPEFRGHGIGKALLQYLAQQAVARDCGRLEWSVLDWNVDAIGFYEKLGARPQDEWTVYRVTGDTLTHLANGAL